TTCCGCCCACCGTTCGGTGAACATGACTCCACCACGTTGCAGGCCGCACACGACTGCGGCGCGAAGGCGGTCATCCACTGGACCGAGACGGTCCACGAGGGGAAGGTTCGTTACCAGACCCCCGAGAAGGTGGTACGTCCTGGCGACGTACTGCTCATGCACTTCCGGCCGGCGCTCATGGACGACCTGCTCGCGGCGCTGAAGGCCATCCACCGGGCCGGGCTCACACCGGCGCTGCTGGAAGACTACGTACGGTGAGAAACCCGCGCTCGGCCTGACGAAAGTCAGGGTCGGGTGGTGCCGTTCGGGCGCAGTGGGGCACCTGTCCGCACGCCTAGCGTCAGCGCATGATCACATTACGTGGGTTGACGAAACGGTTCGGGGCGGCCACCGCTGTCGACGCGCTGACCGTCGACGTCGCACCCGGCCGGGTCACCGGCTTCCTCGGCCCGAACGGCGCGGGCAAGTCCACCACCATGCGGATGATCCTCGGCCTGGACCGCCCCACCGCCGGGCAGGCGTTGATCGGCGGCCGGGCGTACCGGGAACTGCGGCGGCCGCTGCACGAGGTGGGCGCGCTGCTCGACGCCCGGGCCGTCCACCCCGCCCGGGCCGGTCGGGCGCACCTGCTGGCCATGGCCAGGAGCAACGGCATCCCGGCTCGCCGGGTGGACGAGGTGCTCGACACCGTCGGGCTGGACGGGCGCGCCGCCGCCAAGCCGGGCCGGACCCTCTCCCTCGGCATGGGCCAGCGGCTCGGCATCGCCGGCGCGCTGCTCGGCGACCCGCCGGTGCTGATGTTCGACGAGCCGGTCAACGGCCTCGACCCGGACGGGGTGCGCTGGGTGCGGCAGCTGATGCGCTCGCTGGCCGACCAGGGTCGGACCGTCTTCGTCTCCAGCCACCTGATGAGCGAGATGCAGCTCACCGCCGACCAACTCGTGGTGATCGGCCGAGGGCGGCTGCTCGCCGACGCGCCGATCGACGACGTGATCGCCGGCAGCGCCGTCGCCGTCCGGGTCCGCAGTCCGCACCCGGACGGGCTGGCCACCCTCGCCGCCCGCCTCACCGCCACCGGCGCCACCGTCGAGCCGGCCGGGCCCGACGAGGTGACCGTCAGCGGGACCACAGTGGACCGGATCGGTGACCTGGCGTACGAGCTGGGGGTGCGGTTGCACGAGCTGAGCCCGCACGGTGCGTCGCTGGAGCAGGCGTTCATGGAACTGACCGCCGACAGCGTCGAGTACGCCGGCGGCCCGACCGTAAGCGAGGCACGATGAGTACGAGCACCATCGCGGGCACCCGCCCCGCCCCGGCCGACTTCCGCGGCGCGGTGGCCGCCGAGTGGACGAAGCTGTTCTCGGTGCGGACCACCTGGTGGACAGCGCTGGCCGGGCTGGTGCTGATGGCCGCGAGCGCCGCACAGCTCGCCATCTACGCGGCCAACGACAACACCAACGACGACCCGCTCGACGACCGGGGCATCGTCACCGTCGGCACCGTGCTGATCGACTCGGTCGAGCTGACCCAGTACGCGGTGCTGGCGCTGGGCCTGTTGGCGATCACCGCCGAGTTCACCAGCGGCACCATCCGGACCACGCTGCAGTGCACCCCGTCCCGGGGTCGGGTGCTGCTGGCCAAGGCAGTGGTCACCGGCGCGGTC
Above is a window of Micromonospora coriariae DNA encoding:
- a CDS encoding ATP-binding cassette domain-containing protein; protein product: MITLRGLTKRFGAATAVDALTVDVAPGRVTGFLGPNGAGKSTTMRMILGLDRPTAGQALIGGRAYRELRRPLHEVGALLDARAVHPARAGRAHLLAMARSNGIPARRVDEVLDTVGLDGRAAAKPGRTLSLGMGQRLGIAGALLGDPPVLMFDEPVNGLDPDGVRWVRQLMRSLADQGRTVFVSSHLMSEMQLTADQLVVIGRGRLLADAPIDDVIAGSAVAVRVRSPHPDGLATLAARLTATGATVEPAGPDEVTVSGTTVDRIGDLAYELGVRLHELSPHGASLEQAFMELTADSVEYAGGPTVSEAR